A single window of Aphidius gifuensis isolate YNYX2018 linkage group LG1, ASM1490517v1, whole genome shotgun sequence DNA harbors:
- the LOC122847356 gene encoding alpha-amylase A-like, with amino-acid sequence MILFNCNTDKMTLLVILLIGLCATNAFASSHKDPHFLPGHDTIVHLFEWKWSDIAQECESFLGPRGFGGIQISPVQENIIVSSRPWWERYQPISYKLTTRSGNKNDLRNMISRCNKAGVRIYVDAVVNHMSADQSTGKVIGTGGSTADPPSRNYSAVPYGKNDFNKFCSINNYDDPVMVRNCELVGLHDLNQKLENVRQKIVNFMNGLIDMGIAGFRIDAAKHMWPEDLKVIYSRLHDLSTTSGFAKDSKPFIYQEVIADSGIPATDYSGFATVTEFKYGNEISNAFLGNNQLKWLQTIGNNWGLLPNSDAVIFIDNHDTQRDNNVLNYKSSRLYTMAVAFMLAYPYGTPKIMSSFAFDNKDQGPPADSQGNILSPVMKNNKGCKGGWVCEHRWRQIQNMVGFRNAANKTSITEWWDNLNNQIAFSRGKNAFIAINGDKTDLKTTIHTQLPAGRYCDVISGSIKNNTCTGKIVVVNATGHAYIEILLTDKDGVLAIHKKAQLKN; translated from the exons atgattttatttaattgtaacaCAGACAAAATGACAttacttgttattttattaattggtcTTTGTGCAACAAATGCATTTGCTAGTTCTCACAAAGATCCACATTTTTTACCTGGACACGATACCATTGTTCATTTGTTTGAGTGGAAATGGTCAGATATTGCTCAAGAATGTGAATCTTTTCTTGGACCAAGAGGCTTTGGTGGAATTcaa ATATCACCAgtacaagaaaatataattgtttcatCGAGACCATGGTGGGAACGGTATCAGCCAATTTCATACAAATTGACGACTCGTTCgggaaataaaaatgatcttAGAAATATGATAAGTCGATGCAACAAAGCTGGTGTTAGAATTTACGTTGATGCAGTAGTTAATCATATGAGTGCTGATCAATCAACAGGAAAAGTAATTGGAACAGGAGGTTCAACAGCTGATCCACCATCAAGAAATTATTCTGCTGTACCTTATGGAAAAAATgactttaataaattttgttctataaataattatgatgatccAGTAATGGTCAGAAATTGTGAACTTGTTGGACTTCATGATTTAAATCAGAAACTTGAAAATGTTCgacaaaaaattgttaattttatgaatGGTCTTATTGATATGGGTATTGCTGGATTtcg aATTGATGCTGCAAAACACATGTGGCCAGAAGATCTTAAAGTAATATATTCAAGACTTCATGATCTTAGTACGACAAGTGGTTTTGCTAAAGATTCTAAgccatttatttatcaagaagTTATAGCAGATAGTGGTATTCCAGCAACTGACTACAGTGGTTTTGCTACAGTTACTGAATTTAAATATGGCAATGAAATAAGCAATGCATTTTTAggaaataatcaattaaaatggcTTCAAACTATCGGTAATAATTGGGGTTTGTTACCAAATTCTGATGctgtaattttcattgataatcATGATACACAAAGAGATAATAATGTGCTTAATTATAAATCTTCGAGGCTTTACACAATGGCTGTTGCTTTTATGCTTGCTTATCCTTATGGAACTCCAAAAATCATGAGTTCATTTGCATTTGATAACAAAGATCAAGGTCCACCAGCTGACTCACAAGGAAATATTCTTTCGCcagtaatgaaaaataataaaggttGCAAAGGAGGCTGGGTGTGTGAACATCGCTGGCgtcaaatacaaaatatggTTGGTTTTCGAAATGCCGCTAATAAAACTTCAATAACAGAATGGTGggataatttgaataatcaaattGCATTTTCTCGAGGTAAAAATGCTTTTATCGCTATTAATGGTGATAAAACCGATTTGAAAACAACGATCCACACTCAGCTTCCAGCTGGTAGATATTGTGATGTTATTTCTGgcagtattaaaaataatacatgcaCAGGAAAAATTGTAGTTGTTAATGCAACTGGACATGCATACATTGAGATTCTTTTAACAGATAAAGATGGAGTTCTTGCAATACacaaaaag gctcaattaaaaaattag